One Oryza sativa Japonica Group chromosome 8, ASM3414082v1 DNA window includes the following coding sequences:
- the LOC9269394 gene encoding protein SHORT INTERNODES 1-like has protein sequence MAGFPLGGGGGRHGRDDHHRPPVNPTDSAAAFLYPSTASRGGFQLWQQQPPPAAHPFYAQNIIRFADDPAAPPSSRGGRGGGPGGSGGGGTISCQDCGNQAKKDCTHLRCRTCCKSRGFDCATHVKSTWVPAAKRRERQNLLASAAESSKRPRDSAAAATSTTPTTSSGEQQQMMVGERFPREVSSEAVFRCVRLGPVEEADAEVAYQTTVSIGGHVFKGILHDVGPEHSSGGGGGMGGRHAAAGEAGSSPSTAAAPHGGGEGGSSGVAAAAAAVSSSAVVMDPYPTPGPFGGAHFFHGHPR, from the exons ATGGCGGGATTCCCgttaggaggcggcggagggaggcacggCCGCGACGACCACCACCGACCTCCCGTTAACCCcaccgactccgccgccgcgttcctGTACCCGAGCACCGCGTCCCGTGGCGGGTTCCAGCTatggcagcagcagccgccgccggccgcgcaccCGTTCTACGCGCAGAACATCATCCGCTTCGCCGAtgaccccgccgcgccgccctcctcgcgtggcgggaggggcggcggccccggtggctccggcggcggcggcaccatcAGCTGCCAGGACTGCGGCAACCAGGCGAAGAAGGATTGCACCCACCTCCGCTGCCGCACCTGCTGCAAGAGCCGCGGCTTCGACTGCGCCACCCACGTCAAGTCCACCTGGGTCCCTGCCGCCAAGCGCCGCGAGCGTCAGAacctcctcgcctccgccgccgagtcCTCCAAGCGCCCCcgcgactccgccgccgccgccacctccaccacgCCCACCACCTCCTCAG gggagcagcagcagatgaTGGTGGGCGAGAGGTTCCCGCGGGAGGTGAGCTCGGAGGCGGTGTTCCGCTGCGTGCGGCTGGGGCCGGTCGAAGAGGCCGACGCCGAGGTGGCGTACCAGACCACCGTCAGCATCGGCGGCCACGTCTTCAAGGGCATCCTCCACGACGTCGGCCCGGAACACTcgtccggcggtggcggcggcatgggcGGCCGCCACGCAGCCGCGGGCGAGGCGGGCTCCTCCCCGAgcacggccgcggcgccgcacggtggcggcgaaggcggcagcagcggcgtcgcggcggcggcggcggccgtgtcgTCATCGGCTGTGGTGATGGACCCGTACCCGACGCCCGGCCCGTTCGGCGGCGCGCACTTCTTCCACGGCCACCCGAGGTGA